From Terriglobia bacterium, one genomic window encodes:
- a CDS encoding 3-hydroxyacyl-CoA dehydrogenase NAD-binding domain-containing protein, translated as MREIRTIAVISAGPAGRSIAQLAALGGFRTILEDILPTSLRRAEGEIRGSLESAVNSGLVAHAESEAAMARLEFATSLEEAAREADMVIEAVPDEFESKEEIFRLLDRICRPGTLLVSSSLSLRVSDIAAITERPTDIVGMRFVRADSGNGSEIEVIAGACTAEESSNSAIAVARHMATGAVLISEAAAAQ; from the coding sequence GTGCGCGAAATCCGCACTATCGCCGTGATCAGCGCCGGACCTGCAGGGCGAAGCATCGCCCAGTTGGCTGCTCTCGGTGGCTTCCGAACCATTCTCGAAGACATTCTGCCTACCAGCCTGCGTCGCGCCGAAGGCGAGATCCGCGGCAGCCTCGAGAGCGCCGTGAACTCGGGACTGGTCGCGCACGCGGAGTCAGAGGCGGCGATGGCCAGGCTCGAATTTGCGACGTCGCTGGAAGAAGCCGCGAGGGAGGCCGACATGGTTATCGAGGCCGTCCCGGACGAGTTCGAATCCAAGGAGGAAATTTTTCGGCTGCTCGATCGGATCTGCCGGCCGGGTACGCTCCTGGTTTCCAGCAGCCTCTCCTTGCGCGTGAGCGATATCGCGGCAATTACGGAACGGCCTACGGATATTGTCGGTATGCGCTTTGTGCGCGCAGATTCAGGCAACGGCAGCGAAATCGAAGTGATTGCCGGAGCGTGTACCGCGGAAGAGAGCTCAAACTCGGCGATAGCAGTAGCGCGTCACATGGCCACTGGCGCTGTGCTGATTTCAGAAGCCGCCGCAGCTCAGTAG
- a CDS encoding CPBP family intramembrane glutamic endopeptidase encodes MPQDDSQITQPSSPALSAFIAEMERFPVWTLADVAKIAIIAFVAIIFSIVLVIMIATGLPWFRGMPMTDVVTDARLATVSQLLAYLITLWFVYRLIVRHYGIPFAEGIRWRWPRISWPVYISGGILLCVAIQALGHMLPQPKHVPLEDLFRTPLAAWLLTIFGTFIAPPAEELFFRGLLFPALDRTMNLFWSVFLTALPFALLHGGQLAFSWSPLLGIFIVGVVLTLVRARAESLAASVLVHMAYNATTFGMVIYATHGFQHLQKLTS; translated from the coding sequence GTGCCCCAGGACGACTCTCAGATTACTCAACCCAGTTCGCCCGCGCTCTCCGCGTTCATTGCTGAAATGGAGCGCTTCCCCGTCTGGACGCTTGCGGATGTCGCCAAAATCGCCATCATCGCATTCGTCGCGATCATCTTCTCGATCGTTCTCGTTATCATGATCGCCACCGGCTTGCCGTGGTTCCGCGGCATGCCGATGACGGACGTGGTAACCGATGCACGGCTGGCGACCGTATCACAACTGCTGGCATACCTGATCACCTTGTGGTTTGTTTACCGCCTGATCGTGCGCCACTACGGAATTCCATTTGCCGAAGGAATTCGCTGGCGCTGGCCCCGGATTTCGTGGCCTGTTTACATAAGCGGCGGCATCTTGCTGTGCGTCGCGATTCAGGCCCTGGGACATATGCTTCCTCAGCCGAAACATGTTCCTCTCGAGGATTTATTCCGCACCCCACTGGCGGCGTGGCTGCTCACAATTTTCGGTACCTTTATTGCACCGCCGGCGGAAGAATTGTTCTTCCGTGGGCTGCTGTTCCCTGCACTTGACCGAACGATGAATCTCTTCTGGAGCGTGTTCCTGACCGCTCTGCCCTTCGCTCTTCTTCATGGCGGACAGCTGGCATTCAGTTGGTCACCGCTGCTCGGGATCTTTATCGTCGGCGTGGTGCTCACGCTTGTGAGGGCGAGGGCGGAATCATTGGCCGCTTCGGTTCTTGTGCACATGGCATATAACGCGACGACATTCGGCATGGTAATTTACGCCACGCACGGCTTCCAGCACCTGCAAAAACTCACAAGTTGA